One part of the Cucurbita pepo subsp. pepo cultivar mu-cu-16 unplaced genomic scaffold, ASM280686v2 Cp4.1_scaffold003291, whole genome shotgun sequence genome encodes these proteins:
- the LOC111786902 gene encoding NADP-dependent malic enzyme-like, whose product MESSLKDSVLELDPVSAVNDGVLGFYGEVMPMEDQGVTPWTVSVASGYTLLRNPHHNKGLAFTDKERDTHYLRGLLPPTVISQDLQVKKLLYRIRQYQVPLQKYMAMMDLQESNEKLFYKLLIEHVEELLPVVYTPTVGEACQKYGSIFRRPQGLYISLREKYG is encoded by the exons ATGGAGAGCTCATTGAAGGATTCGGTTCTTGAGTTGGACCCTGTTTCCGCTGTTAACGATGGGGTTCTTGGCTTCTACGGCGAGGTCATGCCCATGGAGGATCAGGGGGTCACTCCCTGGACCGTCTCTGTTGCTAG TGGATATACTTTACTGCGAAATCCACATCACAATAAGGGTTTAGCCTTCACGGATAAAGAAAGAGATACTCACTACTTGCGTGGTCTTTTGCCTCCTACTGTCATTTCTCAAGATCTTCAG GTGAAAAAGTTGTTGTACAGGATACGGCAGTATCAAGTTCCTCTGCAGAAATACATGGCCATGATGGATCTTCAG GAAAGCAATGAAAAGTTGTTCTATAAGCTTCTGATTGAGCATGTTGAGGAGTTGCTTCCGGTGGTTTATACTCCAACTGTAGGAGAAGCATGCCAGAAATATGGAAGCATCTTCAGGCGGCCACAGGGTCTTTATATTAGTTTGAGGGAGAAGTATGGTTAA